The following proteins are encoded in a genomic region of Cryptomeria japonica chromosome 11, Sugi_1.0, whole genome shotgun sequence:
- the LOC131034507 gene encoding caffeic acid 3-O-methyltransferase-like has translation MELGFFTCLPMAINAAIELDAIQIIANVGDGLQVFPSQIVSQIPNATITLERILTVLASHSLVSCSVTANKNGKPERLYGLTFVCKYLLQNKDGLSLAPLALMNQDKVFINTWHYLKDDILEGS, from the coding sequence ATGGAGCTAGGGTTCTTCACTTGCCTCCCTATGGCCATCAATGCTGCAATAGAGCTTGATGCAATACAGATCATAGCCAATGTAGGTGATGGCCTTCAAGTTTTCCCTTCTCAGATTGTGTCCCAAATTCCAAATGCAACAATTACTCTAGAGAGGATTCTGACAGTTCTAGCAAGTCATTCCCTCGTTAGCTGTTCTGTAACCGCAAACAAGAATGGAAAGCCTGAGAGGCTCTATGGTCTGACATTTGTCTGCAAATACCTTCTGCAGAACAAGGATGGCTTATCCTTGGCACCACTGGCCTTGATGAACCAGGACAAGGTGTTCATAAACACTTGGCATTATCTTAAGGATGATATTCTTGAAGGCAGCTAA